Within Flavobacterium pisciphilum, the genomic segment TTGATAAAAACCTAAAATTTTTGTTTCTCCTAACAAATCACCAGACAAACTCACAGTATAATTAGGTAGCATAGAAGGAGAAATAATTGTATTAATTAAAAACGCTTCAAGTATAACTACGATACAAATCAACCATAATAACTTATCTAGTCTTAACATTACTTTAGTATTGTTAAAATATAAATAAAACAAATAAAAACCAAAATAGTACCTAAACAAAACAGAGCAACTGGTAAATTCTGATTGTTGAATCTTTAAAAAAAAGAAAAAAACAATAACTCCTAAAAAAAATAAATCTTGAACTTTAAATTTAACTTCCTTGTTTATATATAAAAGATGTAAGATTACAAAAATATAAGCAGGAACACTTGTTCCAATCAACGGAAGTAAGAATAATGAATATAAAAATAATTCTTTTAAATTACTTTTTGCAAAAACAGCATTTTTCAAATTAATTTTAATTAGGTATCCCAAATATGGTTTTCATATATTATTTGTGTAATTAAGTTAAAGTACAGAACCAATCACCAGTTTTTTATACTCATTATCTTCATTACCTTTTTTTGCATTTTGTTATACAAAATACAGTTATCCTCATTGAGATGTCAAATTCATTATTTATTACCCTGCAGACTTTTATTTTTTTTCTAAAAATTCCACGTGTCAATTTTAATTTTACAAATCAAAAAGACTGATTATCAAATATTTTAATTTGAGGCTTTCATCCTGTGATGTAAATTTCAAATTAATATTTTTAAACCAGAAATCTATTCTAGAACTAACAATTCCCAATACTTCTGTGCCATTACACTGGCATGGAATAGTTCATTAAATCTTTTATATCCTAGTTCCCCTTGTTCTATACATAAAGACTCATTATTAAGTAACTCTATTATTTTTTTTGCAAAGCCATCATTGTCACCGTAATCATATAAAAACCCTCCCTCTCCATCTTTTATCACTTCTTTTAAGCCGCCAGTATTTGTACTAATTACGGGTATTTTATATTTCATACCTTCAATTGCGGTAAGTCCAAAAGATTCAAATTCTTTAGAAGAAATTACTAATAAATCTGAAACAGATAAAATCCCAATCCCATCTTCCCTATAATTATACATGAAAATTTTACTTGACAGATTTTTTTCTTTTATATAGTCTTCGACATTCTTAAATTCTTCATCACTACCATATCCACAACATACTAAAAAAACATCAGATTTACTTTCAAATACTTTTTGAAATGAATCTATCAAAAATTTATGACCTTTCCTTTCCTCATAAGTTGCCAAAATTAGGCAAATTTTTGAATTGGCATTCAAACTTAATTCACCTCTAATATCGACTGGTAAAACGTTATTATTTATGTTAATACCATTATATATAAATCTTAGTCCTTCATGATTCTTAATGCTTTTTCTTTTACTTAATGAATTTTCACAAGTTTTAGAAACTGTTACAAAATATTTTGTGTGCTTTTGAACAAAATAATCAATGTAATTCTCAATAAATCTTACAAT encodes:
- a CDS encoding glycosyltransferase family 4 protein gives rise to the protein MRICFFTENYYIGGLDTFIINLVNHWPNEKDEITIICNKSHPGLNILKNRITRLNVTVKSHDLLMSKDIEFELKNVFNVFFKIFFFIFRYILFLWHILNLRKVVKVDDYDELLVINGGYPGGYSCRAMSIFWGIFKKKKSIHNFHNFATSPRVIVRFIENYIDYFVQKHTKYFVTVSKTCENSLSKRKSIKNHEGLRFIYNGININNNVLPVDIRGELSLNANSKICLILATYEERKGHKFLIDSFQKVFESKSDVFLVCCGYGSDEEFKNVEDYIKEKNLSSKIFMYNYREDGIGILSVSDLLVISSKEFESFGLTAIEGMKYKIPVISTNTGGLKEVIKDGEGGFLYDYGDNDGFAKKIIELLNNESLCIEQGELGYKRFNELFHASVMAQKYWELLVLE